TCTGGTTGCCGCGTGGCAGCCAGAGGGGACGGCTGGCATGGGATCCTGATGCCTGGGGGATGCCGGTCTCTTGCCCTCTCCCGCTCTCTGCCCCTGGTTCGTTCCCAACACCATCTTAgtgttttcttgtattttttccccagctcagGGCACTTGATACGAGAGAAAAGACTCCCCGTGAGAACGACGTCCGGGGCTGTGCTCGCTTCTGCTTTCTTACCCAGGCTTTGCTCACCCCAAGGATGCTCTGCCCGCTGCTTGCCCTGGGAGCGCTGGCGCTCAGCCTGGCAGGTGagcggggctggagggggttTTGCGTGGTCTGCCTGTCACCACCCTGAAAGAGATGTCCTGAATACCACATTCATCCCAACAAAGCTGCCTTTCAGCCATGGCTCCTGGTGGCAGCGCCCACAAGGTGTTTCTCCTGTTTTCGTGGTCCTCCAGCTACCCAGGGCATCACCCCGTGGGTGTGATGGCTTCTGGTGCACGCGGGCCACCCTTGTAGCAGGGGACGCCACGTCCCGTGTGCTGCAGCTGAATGGTGAAACTGTGGGATGACTAAATCTTGAAGATTTCTGACTTACCTGGGTCtgtccccatgggctgcagctcctggcctCCCAAGGTTGCAGCACCTCAACCTGGGAGAGACGTCGGGACTGAATCCTCTCGGGATGCCCAGCAGCTAGCAGCAATTTCGGCCAGGCTGGGTAGCGTTCCCAAAACCCGCTGGCATTTATTATTAGCCAGAGGGAGACGTGACGCTCTCGAGTCTGCCAAGAGCCAGGCAGGCTGTCCGAGTGCTCTTCTCCTGCCTGTCTGCCCATCTGCAGCCCCTGGCAGGTCTCCTCCAGCCCGGCTCCTTCCCGCCGCTCCTCATCCTCCCCATTCAGGCTCTTGCTTAAAATTTAATGTCACGTTGCCGCCCTCGTCCCCAGGGAGGTAATTGCTGCAGGtaatggctttgctgtgttctGCGACGGTGTTGAGGTCAGAATATAAAGCAAATGGTCCAAGGcgagatttttttccccttttcctccccatttTGGAGTTGGGGGGTATTGGTGAATGAAGCGCTGATGGTGCCCCGGGTCTGCTTTGGGGGACATCGCTGCTCACTGCCAACAGGCACCCCAGGACCAGCTCCGCATGCGGAGGGTCCGGCAGCCCTGGCACGATTGGCATTGCTCCCTGACGGAATGGCAAGGTTGGCATCCCGCCGTGGCTGGGCGACGTGGTCGGCATTGTGCTGTGGTACTGGGACGAGGTTGGCATCTTGCCGTGGCATGCCGGTTGGCATCGTGCTGGAGCACTGGTGCCATCTAGAGCTGGCTCGtcccgtgtccctgctgctgtcaCCCACCAACCTCCTCTCCCCGTGGGGAGAAACCAGGCTGTGTGTCCTGGGTGGGTGCAGGTTTGGGTGCCCGTGGGCGCACCTGGCAGCTGAGGACAGGGATCCCCCAGGTTTGGTGCTGGATGTGGGGCTGTCTCGCTGCCCCACAGAAGGGTGGGCTTGGCTGGGCGTTGGTGCTGGAGAGGGTCCTGAGATGCCACCTGCCAAGGTGTCCCTCCCATGGGCATCCCTCGATTTGCTTAGATGTTATCCAGATGGAGAATTAAGGAGATGCTTCTGCAGGGTCTCAGCACCGCGTGCTTTTGCCCTTGCCACCCTCCTGCAGGTGCTATGGAGATCCAGGTCCCGGATGAGCCCGTGGTGGCTCTTTTTGGCCGAGATGCCACCCTGCGCTGCTCCTTCTCCCCCGAGGCCAACTTCAGCCTCGATGACCTGAGCCTCATCTGGCAGCTGACAGACACCAAGCGCTTGGTCCACAGCTTCTCCGGTGGCCGGGACCAGCTGGCAGACCAGGGTGGGGGCTACGCCAACCGTACGGCCCTCTTCTATGACCAGCTGGCCCAGGGCAATGTCTCACTGCTCCTCCGACGTGTGGAGATCTCGGATGAGGGCAGCTTCACCTGCTTCGTCCGGGTCCGGGACTACAGCAGCGCGGCTGTGACGTTGCAGGTGGCAGGTGAGAGATGGACAGTTGGGGTGTCCCTATGCGTCTCGCCAAAGAGTAGGGTTCTCCATCATGCTTTGCTCCTTTGTGgagtctctttctctctccaccCTTGCTATGTTTTCCCCATGAAGTCAGGTCTCTGTTAGAGACCAACCAGCCGCATCTCCCCAAAATATTGCTGGTGGAGGGTGCAGTCCCTTCCCTCCCATGACAGAGAGGCGCTCAGTTGAGAGGCCACCTGGAAGCATGGCCATAAATGAACCAAAGCTGGGGAGGCTTCAGCTGGTTGGCCTTATCAGCTGGAAGAGTCTGTCCTGGGGCTTGTCCAACCTCTTTGGGTTGCTCCAGATCCTGATCTTTTGGTCTTCTCCATTGCGTCATGccagctctcctctcccttgcAGCTCCCTACTCCAAGCCCAATATGAACCTGGAGCCCAACAAGGACTTGAAGCCAGGAGATCTGGCAGCTGTGACTTGCCACGCTTCCCGTGGCTACCCTGAGGCCAGCGTCCTCTGGCAGGACAGCCAGGGTGGTAACATCACAGAAAACATTACCACGTCCCAGGTGGCCAATGAAGAAGGTCTCTTTGATGTGCACAGCGTCCTCCAGGTGCTGGTGGAGCCCAGCAGCACCTACTCCTGCCTGGTGCGAAACCCggtgctgcagcaggagacCCAAGCTTCCGTCACCATCACGGGTGAGTCAGTGAGGGCCAAAATTGGGGGAAGCGAGGGATGGGATCTGTCTGAAGAAGGTGACCGTGGTGGCACTGGGTTCCCTCCTGTGGCCCAGAGCCACCCTGGGGGTTGCTACGCCATACCTCCGCTCTAACTCTCTCCCCATGGACCTACAAAGGTGACTTGAGGCTGTGCTGTCCTCCCCTGTCACCCCATGCCAGCTAGAACCAGCATCCTTAGTTCTTAGTCTCTAGCTTTGCTAGTTGCCCCGTTCCAGTCTAAACCACCCCAGAAAGCCAGCACAGGGCATGGTAGTTGTCTTCTCAGCACGTGGCCATGGGATGCTCTTGATTCGGGGTTCTCCATCCCAGCTGCAACAATTCTACTTCGGAAATACAGGCTGGAGGAGCTCGTCAAACACATTCGCTGCTTCGCTCTGAGCTCCTCCCGCTGCTCGCCCGGAGCTCTTTATAACCTTGTGCACTCCCCAGTAGCATTAATTAGTGTTTAATTACGCTTGGTACAGCACTTGCTGGGTTGGGAAGGTGGGTCCCTGGTGGAGTGTAAACTTTTTGGCTGGATGCACCAAAC
This DNA window, taken from Haliaeetus albicilla chromosome 12, bHalAlb1.1, whole genome shotgun sequence, encodes the following:
- the CD276 gene encoding CD276 antigen isoform X3, translated to MNELRALDTREKTPRENDVRGCARFCFLTQALLTPRMLCPLLALGALALSLAGAMEIQVPDEPVVALFGRDATLRCSFSPEANFSLDDLSLIWQLTDTKRLVHSFSGGRDQLADQGGGYANRTALFYDQLAQGNVSLLLRRVEISDEGSFTCFVRVRDYSSAAVTLQVAAPYSKPNMNLEPNKDLKPGDLAAVTCHASRGYPEASVLWQDSQGGNITENITTSQVANEEGLFDVHSVLQVLVEPSSTYSCLVRNPVLQQETQASVTITGQHLAFPAVALWVTVGLAICVVGLLAVLAYVCQKKIRQSCEEEEENAGTEEQDEEGEEPKTALQPLKSAESKDDNEQEID
- the CD276 gene encoding CD276 antigen isoform X2; translated protein: MNEVFTEPGSTGAEWNSRLRALDTREKTPRENDVRGCARFCFLTQALLTPRMLCPLLALGALALSLAGAMEIQVPDEPVVALFGRDATLRCSFSPEANFSLDDLSLIWQLTDTKRLVHSFSGGRDQLADQGGGYANRTALFYDQLAQGNVSLLLRRVEISDEGSFTCFVRVRDYSSAAVTLQVAAPYSKPNMNLEPNKDLKPGDLAAVTCHASRGYPEASVLWQDSQGGNITENITTSQVANEEGLFDVHSVLQVLVEPSSTYSCLVRNPVLQQETQASVTITGQHLAFPAVALWVTVGLAICVVGLLAVLAYVCQKKIRQSCEEEEENAGTEEQDEEGEEPKTALQPLKSAESKDDNEQEID
- the CD276 gene encoding CD276 antigen isoform X1 encodes the protein MQGMHPSLGQCQAGGEPPPVFYDGLRALDTREKTPRENDVRGCARFCFLTQALLTPRMLCPLLALGALALSLAGAMEIQVPDEPVVALFGRDATLRCSFSPEANFSLDDLSLIWQLTDTKRLVHSFSGGRDQLADQGGGYANRTALFYDQLAQGNVSLLLRRVEISDEGSFTCFVRVRDYSSAAVTLQVAAPYSKPNMNLEPNKDLKPGDLAAVTCHASRGYPEASVLWQDSQGGNITENITTSQVANEEGLFDVHSVLQVLVEPSSTYSCLVRNPVLQQETQASVTITGQHLAFPAVALWVTVGLAICVVGLLAVLAYVCQKKIRQSCEEEEENAGTEEQDEEGEEPKTALQPLKSAESKDDNEQEID
- the CD276 gene encoding CD276 antigen isoform X4 — its product is MLCPLLALGALALSLAGAMEIQVPDEPVVALFGRDATLRCSFSPEANFSLDDLSLIWQLTDTKRLVHSFSGGRDQLADQGGGYANRTALFYDQLAQGNVSLLLRRVEISDEGSFTCFVRVRDYSSAAVTLQVAAPYSKPNMNLEPNKDLKPGDLAAVTCHASRGYPEASVLWQDSQGGNITENITTSQVANEEGLFDVHSVLQVLVEPSSTYSCLVRNPVLQQETQASVTITGQHLAFPAVALWVTVGLAICVVGLLAVLAYVCQKKIRQSCEEEEENAGTEEQDEEGEEPKTALQPLKSAESKDDNEQEID